CCCTTAAGGTCCTCCGCACAGTCTTCACTCCCACCCGACTTTTTGGGTCGGCTGCGGATATAACTCATCCGGTAGGGCGCCCATAACCGTTCCAACCGATCAGGAGTTCCGATCCCAGTATCGATATAGCTCTGAGTGGTTTGTCCTACCGTCTCCTCAGGGTTATTGACGTTACTCACGGTGTCCGAAGTTCTCCTTCGACGGCTGATCATTGCGGTGAGATTTCACCCAATCATTAACCAGCTCTACGGCCTCAGCAACCGGAACCCCATTCACCTGGCTACCATCTAAGAAGCGGAAACTCACCGCTCCCGCAGCAACGTCGCGGGCTCCAGCAAGCACCATAAAAGGAACCTTGTTTTGAGTGTGGGTGCGGATCTTCTTTTGCATCCGGTCATCAGATTCATCAACGTGCCCGCGAATCCCCAGCGCTTGCAATGTCTTAGCAAACTCTTTCAGATGGGGGACACAGTCATCAGCTACCGGTATTCCCACTACCTGCTCCGGGGCTAACCACGCGGGGAAAGCACCGGCATAATGTTCCAACAAGACCCCAAAGAATCGCTCGATGGAACCAAAAAGAGCCCGGTGGATCATAATGGGTTGTTTCTTAGACCCGTCGGGGGCCGTGTATTCCAGATTAAACCGTTCAGGAAGGTTAAAATCCAATTGAACAGTAGACATCTGCCAGGTACGGCCGATAGCATCGCGAGCTTGGACCGAAATCTTGGGGCCATAAAATGCTGCTCCACCTGGATCGGGGACAAGATCCAATCCGGATTTCTCAGCTACGCGCTGCAAAATATCCGTGGACATCTTCCAAATCTCATCACTTCCGACAGATTTCCCTTCGTCGCGAGTAGACAGCTCAAGATAAAAATCATCAAGGCCGTAATCGGAGAGCAACGAAAGAACAAATTCTAAAACCTCGGTGAGTTCTTGTTCTAGTTGTTCCTCCGTGCAATAGATGTGGGCATCATCCTGGGTGAAACCACGCGCCCGAGTCAAACCATGAACGACCCCTGACTTTTCGTAGCGATACACCGTACCGAATTCGAAAAAGCGCAAAGGCAATTCTCGATATGATCGTCCTCTGCTGGAGTAGATCAAGTTGTGCATCGGACAGTTCATGGGTTTGACGTAATAATCTTGGGGCTGCTTGGTGCAGTGTCCCTTGTCGTCGTATTCCCCATCTAACTGCATGGGAGGGAACATTCCCTCCGCATAAAAGTCAAGGTGACCCGATTGCTTGAACAGTTCACCTTTGGTGATGTGCGGCGAATAAACAAAGTTATAACCCGCAGCTTCATGACGACGCCGGGAGTGCTGTTCCATCTCATTGCGGACAATCCCACCCTTGACGTGAAATACCGGCAAACCGGAACCAATAGCATCCGGGAAGCTGAACAAATCAAGTTCAGTGCCTAATCTCCGATGATCGCGCTTCTCGGCCTCTACCAGCATATCCAAGTAGGCATCTTGAGCTTCGATTGATTCCCATGCCGTACCGTAAATCCGCTGCAACCCTGCTTTAGATTGATCACCGCGCCAGTAGGCGGCGGAGGACCGAGTTAACCTAAACGCCGCAATATAACGAGTGGTAGGAACATGTGGTCCACGGCATAAATCAAACCATTCGGTTTCTCCGGTCCGGGGATTGACGTTACGGTAGCCCGTTAATTCCCCCGCTCCCACATCCACCGTGGCGTCCTCATGTTCAGCCACCGCGCCGCGGGACTTATCGACCACCAGCTCTAACTTATAAGGCTCATCGTTAAGCAGATCACTGGCTTGCTCCGGGGAGTCAAAGACGAAGCGCTCAAATCGTTGTCCGGATTTGATGATCTTCTTCATCCGCTTTTCAATCCGCTTTAAATCTTCCGGAGTAAACGGCTCAGCAACATCAAAATCATAGTAAAAGCCATTGTCAATGGCCGGACCGATTCCGAGCTTGGTGCCGGGGAACTCCAGCTGAACGGCCTGGGCCAAGACGTGAGCACAGGAATGACGAATAACCGAACGGCCTTCGTCGGTTGATGCCGCAATAGGTGTCAAAGTTTCGTCAGTTTCCGGAGCGTACGCTAAATCTTTCAGATTGCCTTCAGCATCACGGACACATACGACTGCATCCGGACCCTTATGTGGCAAATCTAATTCCCGCATCGCTACTCCGGCCGGTGTTCCGGCAGGTACATGAAACGGCTCGTAGACACTATGGGCGTCGGTGGCGTTGGCCATAAGTTGCGCGCTCCTTTGCGCTTGAGGGTGGCGGCATACCTGGCCGCTCACCCGCTGACAGGTCTTTTCAGCAGCATTATCACCAAACCGGGCATGCCACAAAAGACATACCCGGTTCGGGAAATGTAGCTGTTCGCCCCTATACTACTCAGGCCTTAACCGACTCCAGCAGTCCGGCTCCCCAGTAACGATCGCCGTCTTTTCCGTCGGCTGAAACACCTGGCGGAATAAAGTACACCGCTGAACCGATATGGGTGATCCACTGATTAAGGCGGTCCCCTTCACTGAGTCGTTGTTGAATGGGGTGGAATTGGTGCAAGGGGTCTTGCTGGAAGCAGATAAATACCAAACCAACGTTGGAGATAATCGCCGCTTTGTCATCTGGCCGCGCCATCGCCTGAACAACTGCGGGATCAGGCGGCAGATTATAGGTATATGGTCGGCGTTTGATGACCTGCTCTGGCTTATTCTGAGGCGCTTTGGCCCTAGCCGCATGGCTCATAGGATCAATGATGGGTAATCCCACGCGATCCGTGGCTTTGGTATCTATCGGATCAAATTCCTCACCACCGGACAGTGGCGCACCACTGTCAAGAGTGCGGCCAATGGCGACCTCACGAGAATTTCGATCTAATAGCTCCCATGTGTCCAAGTTCATAAAAATCCGACGCACAACCATGCACGAACCATTCTTTTGCCAGGTCGGACCGTCGTTGATCCAGACATGTTGTTGCAACTCCTCCGAGGTTCGAGGATTAATTGTGCCGTCCTTTTGGCCAAAAAGATTACGTGGCGTACTACCTTCAGCTAAGGACCCATCCGCATTCATAAAGCCTTGCTGCAACCACGTAACTTTGACGTAATCAATACTGGAACGCAACAGATGACGCACGGCAAAAGCTAAGGTTACTGGGTCATCGCAGCACACTTGCAGAACAATATCGGTTTGTCCCCACCTGTTTTCCAACTTATCGGTGCTATACGCCGGCAGCGGTTTAAGCCATGCTGGTCGTTTTTCTGCGGCCCCGATGACGTCGAAAAACCGCGGACCGTATCCACAAGTGACGGTGAGGTTAGCTGGTGAGCTAGCTAACTCCGGCTCGAGACTACCCAGAGGGTTTTGTCCTTGGGTTAATCGGCGCATGTCCTCAGTCCAGGAACGCATGAGACGCTTCATGTCTTTTAACCCCAGACCAGGTTTGATTTCCAGGCCCAGCAAGTTCAGATGAGCTTGCTCCGGTTCAGCTATCCCCGCTTGATTGACTCCGTCAAAAGGAATCGTTTGTGACGCAAGCTCTCCGCTTGCAGTGTCTGTTGGAGTAGGGCCACGTCCTTCTTCAGCCTGAACGTGGTGAGTATGACTGGCAGTGGCGACGAGAGCTGCACCACCGGCGGCAATTGACACTCCGGTCAAGAAACCTCGGCGGCTTAGCCCTCGAGAATCCCCACTTGGATCGGAACTAGTGGTGTGCGTTCTCATCAGTTCCGTTGGAGTGATCGTTGTGGATGTCACCATAGTCTTCATCACCAGATCCGAAAGTGCGGACTGGCACATTATCGAAGTCTACGGTGCTGCCATCTGACAGGGTAACCTTCAGGTCCACATCGTCTCCAGCTTTGACAGGCTCGGTCAGCTCCATAAACATGAAGTGATTTCCACCGGGCTGCAATTTCAAGTCACCATGAGCCGGAATGATGAATCCACCTTCCTTTTGACGCATTACACCATTGACCACTTCATGTAGCTCAAAGCGGTTCGCTTTAATATCATCGGAGCTCACCGCGACAATATTGATGTCTTTATCGGTGTTGTTGTGAATGGTACCGAAACCAGCAGTCATATTTTTACCTTCGGTGCTGGCTCGTACCACTCCGTCCACCAAACTTAAGGCGTGGTCTGCGTCGGGAGTCTGAGCGCTAGAGCTGGCTGACTCGGCTGCCGAGCTTGCTGCGCTACTTGCTGCACTCGCTGAACTGCTGGTTGAAGCCTGTTCCGAGTTGGTGCAGCCGGCTAAAGAAATGGCCGCTATCGCCATCAAACTCGCAGCGCCCAGGGTGTATTTCTTCATGATCTATCCATTCCTTTCTCAGTGGATTGTGTCAGTTTTTTGTGTGCCGACGACGCATGATACTCACCACGACAACCCCCACCACAGCCAAGCCACCTACTCCGGCGGCAATCCAGGTCAATAAGTTCGAGGAAGAATTATCGTGGGAGGCGTTGGTAGTACCTTGCTCGGCTGAATCAGCAGTCTCATCCTTAGCGGAATCCCCCGGTGCACCGACAGTGAATTCTGTGGAACCCCGAGTGGAGTGCCCGTCAGAGGAGGTGATTTGAAACCCGACGGTGTAGGTACCGGGGCCGGGGTGAACATCTTGAGGAGTTTTGATCGATAACAGCCGGCCATGTAGTTCTGGCTGACCAGAGAAAAGGATTTCTCCAGTCTCAGTATTACTCACGGCAAACATGTTGAAATTTGGTTTCGGTTCTCCAGAAAATGTGAGCTGAATTTCCTGAGGAAACTCCTGGACCATTCCACCTTGCGGGGGTTGGGCTTCGGTCACAACATCATGGGCTGCTGCTATTGGGCTGACGTGCCCTAAAACCGCAATCCCGAGCACCGCAGCGGCAACTCCGGCACGAGTTTGATGAACACCCATGCTCCTCATCCTTGACAGCCACGTCCTTTCATAACCTTGACAAGGTACTGCTGTAATTGTCGGTTCTGCATAGAAAAAAGTTCCCATCGCGCCGGGAATACTCTTTTTAGGGTGCAGCCGCCAATACCTGTAACCCTACTAGGTAGCTTGGGCAAGATTTTCTCCTCCCCTCACCTATGGTGTTTTTCACTAACCCCTCAGAGACTGTGAAAAATGAGGTAAAAGTTATCAATATTAAATTTAAGGCAACTTTTATCCACTTTCGTCTATGGCAGGGTGGTCGAAAGTTACCCTAAACGCCCAAAAAGTCGGGTCGAAAGACCATTGTTTCGGGGTTGCCCCTTCCATACCATGATTCTTGTCGGCGGAAACCTCCGCGGCACGAGGCCTTAACTCCCCATGAGATTTGGTCTCACAACCTCAACGTATCGGAAGGATATTCCACATGGCTGATCATCTTCAGGCTCTTGGTGAGTCCATCGTCGGCATCGTAACCTCTGCCATTTCTGGCGACTGGGGTGCACTCGCAAAGAGCATCATCGGAACCGTTACCGGCTCCCTTGATCTGGGCTCCTCTGTCATCGAAGGGTCCTCTCAGGCCAGCGACACCGCTGGTGCTGGTGCCGATGCTGCAGCTGCCGCCAAGTAAGAGATCTCGAATCGCTTAATCGGGTTCTGTCCCCCGATGGATTCGTGAAAATCGCGGCTGGTGATCTTGGTTGGTGGTCACCAGCCGCGAATTATTATATAGTCATTTACGTTAAGCTAAGTAGACGCTTAATTTAATACCTCTAAAGAGAAAGAATATCTTCCATGACTGATCTTTTGGTGAACTTCGGGTCATCCGTTTTCAATCTGACAACCAATATCCTTACCCAGAACTGGTTAGGTGTTGCGATTAACGCCGTTAAAACTCTGGTCTCCGGTGTGGACTTAGGTTCTGCCGTGATCGATAGCTCATCTGGAGCTGACGCTGCCCATGGCGCAGCTGATGCTGCCAGCAATACCGGCGCTTCCAACTCCCTCAGCAGTTCCTCGGCTGCTAAGTAACCACAACCTGAAAGCACACAATAAGACGTAAGTTCTATCCGGTAACTAGATTTATGATCTAGTTACCGGATCTTTTTCTTTCCTACTCTGGCCCCCATGTACCCCTGGCCAGTGTCCACACCGACTGGCAGTGCTCACAGCGTTGTGAATTGAGAAGCACAAAGAGAAAACGCCTATCTGAACTCATCCAGATAGGCATCCGCGTGGAGGTGGAAACGGGAATCGAACCCGTGTGCACGGTTTTGCAGACCGTTGCCTCACCACTCGGCCATTCCACCGTGGCTTCCCCACTTTATTGACTAGGGTTACCGGAGCGGATGACGAGACTCGAACTCGCGACCCTCACCTTGGCAAGGTGATGCGCTACCAACTGCGCTACATCCGCAACCATGAACAGTTTGCTACTGATCACTGTGCGCGATACTGGGATTGAACCAGTGACCTCTTCCGTGTCAGGGAAGCGCTCTCCCGCTGAGCTAATCGCGCGGAAAGCCTTATCGGCTTTGGAGCGGATGACGAGACTCGAACTCGCGACCCTCACCTTGGCAAGGTGATGCGCTACCAACTGCGCTACATCCGCAATCAGCACTGAAGGAACAAGGATCCCTTGCGGTGCGTTGAACACTTTAATCTTCACGAGGGAGTTTTCCAAATTCCCAGGCAGATTGCATGTTTTCAGTTTCTACCCCACCTCTGAGCGCTTTAGCCAAAAGACAATAATGTAATTATTACCCTCATCATCCACCACCTATCGGTGATCGAAAATACCCACCCTAAGCTGGGGATTACCACCGACATTAAGTTCCATGCTATGTTTCTTAGCGCGTGATTCTCAGCTATCTGCTGCGATGTCACACCGGAATGGTCCTATGGCTCAGTGGAAGAGCGTTCCGTTCACACCGGAAAGGTCGCTGGTTCGATCCCAGCTAGGACCACAATCTTTATTCATCCCTAGCGGCTTTACTCAAGCGCTGGGGATTTTTTATTTACCGTTTCGGAAATAAAGGATGACACCCCGATGCCCCACTCTACCCACCACCCTTCAGCTTTCTGCGTTACTGAACTGTCTCCCCAACACTGCACCTCCTTTTTAGGCCCTTTCGCGCCCGCAGACCAACCCGAGCTACGCATGATTGGAATCATGTCCATGAACGGTTCTGCCACCCTTCACGGCAGCAGCTCTGCAATGGGATCCCCCACTGATCAAGCGATGTTAGCCGCCGTACGCGCCTGGTCTGACGCCATCCTGGTCGGCGCCCAGACTGTTCTTGCTGAGGACTATTCCCCGCTACGCCAGCCCCTCCCCAGCCCCGCCCACGACCACTCGGTCACGTCGCGTCCGCTCCCCCGCTTTGCGGTATTAACGAGATCCCTCAACATTGACCTCACCGCCCGCTTCTTTTCTCAACCCCATGATTCATCACCCATCATCGTGACTGCCGTCCACCCTGCGACAGATACACGTCGTACTTCCCTTATCACGACGTTGCGAAATCGTGGTTTTGAAGTCTGGGAATTACCTGATTTATCCCCCCGCGCGGTCGTTACTATGCTCTATCGCCACGGACTAAAACGGCTATCTCTGGAAGGCGGTCCCTCTATATATGGGCAGTTTCTTGAAGCAGATCTAGTAGA
This genomic interval from Corynebacterium poyangense contains the following:
- the thrS gene encoding threonine--tRNA ligase encodes the protein MANATDAHSVYEPFHVPAGTPAGVAMRELDLPHKGPDAVVCVRDAEGNLKDLAYAPETDETLTPIAASTDEGRSVIRHSCAHVLAQAVQLEFPGTKLGIGPAIDNGFYYDFDVAEPFTPEDLKRIEKRMKKIIKSGQRFERFVFDSPEQASDLLNDEPYKLELVVDKSRGAVAEHEDATVDVGAGELTGYRNVNPRTGETEWFDLCRGPHVPTTRYIAAFRLTRSSAAYWRGDQSKAGLQRIYGTAWESIEAQDAYLDMLVEAEKRDHRRLGTELDLFSFPDAIGSGLPVFHVKGGIVRNEMEQHSRRRHEAAGYNFVYSPHITKGELFKQSGHLDFYAEGMFPPMQLDGEYDDKGHCTKQPQDYYVKPMNCPMHNLIYSSRGRSYRELPLRFFEFGTVYRYEKSGVVHGLTRARGFTQDDAHIYCTEEQLEQELTEVLEFVLSLLSDYGLDDFYLELSTRDEGKSVGSDEIWKMSTDILQRVAEKSGLDLVPDPGGAAFYGPKISVQARDAIGRTWQMSTVQLDFNLPERFNLEYTAPDGSKKQPIMIHRALFGSIERFFGVLLEHYAGAFPAWLAPEQVVGIPVADDCVPHLKEFAKTLQALGIRGHVDESDDRMQKKIRTHTQNKVPFMVLAGARDVAAGAVSFRFLDGSQVNGVPVAEAVELVNDWVKSHRNDQPSKENFGHRE
- a CDS encoding Dyp-type peroxidase codes for the protein MRTHTTSSDPSGDSRGLSRRGFLTGVSIAAGGAALVATASHTHHVQAEEGRGPTPTDTASGELASQTIPFDGVNQAGIAEPEQAHLNLLGLEIKPGLGLKDMKRLMRSWTEDMRRLTQGQNPLGSLEPELASSPANLTVTCGYGPRFFDVIGAAEKRPAWLKPLPAYSTDKLENRWGQTDIVLQVCCDDPVTLAFAVRHLLRSSIDYVKVTWLQQGFMNADGSLAEGSTPRNLFGQKDGTINPRTSEELQQHVWINDGPTWQKNGSCMVVRRIFMNLDTWELLDRNSREVAIGRTLDSGAPLSGGEEFDPIDTKATDRVGLPIIDPMSHAARAKAPQNKPEQVIKRRPYTYNLPPDPAVVQAMARPDDKAAIISNVGLVFICFQQDPLHQFHPIQQRLSEGDRLNQWITHIGSAVYFIPPGVSADGKDGDRYWGAGLLESVKA
- a CDS encoding copper chaperone PCu(A)C, translated to MKKYTLGAASLMAIAAISLAGCTNSEQASTSSSASAASSAASSAAESASSSAQTPDADHALSLVDGVVRASTEGKNMTAGFGTIHNNTDKDINIVAVSSDDIKANRFELHEVVNGVMRQKEGGFIIPAHGDLKLQPGGNHFMFMELTEPVKAGDDVDLKVTLSDGSTVDFDNVPVRTFGSGDEDYGDIHNDHSNGTDENAHH
- a CDS encoding copper resistance CopC family protein, which translates into the protein MGVHQTRAGVAAAVLGIAVLGHVSPIAAAHDVVTEAQPPQGGMVQEFPQEIQLTFSGEPKPNFNMFAVSNTETGEILFSGQPELHGRLLSIKTPQDVHPGPGTYTVGFQITSSDGHSTRGSTEFTVGAPGDSAKDETADSAEQGTTNASHDNSSSNLLTWIAAGVGGLAVVGVVVVSIMRRRHTKN
- a CDS encoding beta-class phenol-soluble modulin; its protein translation is MADHLQALGESIVGIVTSAISGDWGALAKSIIGTVTGSLDLGSSVIEGSSQASDTAGAGADAAAAAK
- a CDS encoding pyrimidine reductase family protein, which translates into the protein MPHSTHHPSAFCVTELSPQHCTSFLGPFAPADQPELRMIGIMSMNGSATLHGSSSAMGSPTDQAMLAAVRAWSDAILVGAQTVLAEDYSPLRQPLPSPAHDHSVTSRPLPRFAVLTRSLNIDLTARFFSQPHDSSPIIVTAVHPATDTRRTSLITTLRNRGFEVWELPDLSPRAVVTMLYRHGLKRLSLEGGPSIYGQFLEADLVDILHLSLDPHLSSPVELPFVQASTPMSRRFRPEAIAADKNGVVFIRYRRIHE